The DNA segment GATCGCCCCCGCCGACATCGCCTCGGCGGTCTTTTCGGTAACCGGAGACATCGACGCCGAATTCCCCGCGGTGGCCGCGCGGCGTATGGGCTGGATATACACGCCGCTCATGTGCACGCGCGAGATCCCCGTGCAGGGGAGCCTGCCGCTGTGCATCCGCGTGCTGCTCCACGTCAACACGGACCGCCCGCAGGAGGACATCATCCACCTCTACCTCCGCGAGGC comes from the Spirochaetota bacterium genome and includes:
- the aroH gene encoding chorismate mutase → MPVRGVRGATTVGKNDREEILERTGELLRALVERNGIAPADIASAVFSVTGDIDAEFPAVAARRMGWIYTPLMCTREIPVQGSLPLCIRVLLHVNTDRPQEDIIHLYLREARKLRPDLDTDHMDRYYRSEL